A single region of the Arthrobacter sp. V1I7 genome encodes:
- the dnaG gene encoding DNA primase encodes MAGLIKREDIDEVRQRTDIKEVVDGYVTLKVAGLGSYKGLCPFHDERSPSFTVRPQVGRYHCFGCGEDGDVISFVQKLDHTSFHEAVEKLAARIGFELRYEDGGSGPNREDIGRRQRLLDAHKVADEFFRAQLLTPGATEGRNFLHGRGFDRAAAEQFGVGYAPQGWDSLLKHLRGRGYTDAELKLTGMFSEGGRGIYDRFRGRLIWPIRDIAGDTIGFGARKLYEDDQGPKYLNTPETALYKKSQVLYGIDLAKRNIAKDRQLVVVEGYTDVMACHLAGIPTAVATCGTAFGTEHIKIARRLLSDDGSGGEVIFTFDGDAAGQKAALRAFEEDQRFVAQTYVAVEPGGADPCELRQAKGDSAVRDLIGTRRPLFEFAIRAALKRHNLDTVEGRIAALRESAPVVAQIRDAGIRPAYARELAGWLGMPVEEVSRAVGAAAKRAAIGPAGGSGAVQAQGRGQGDGYGAGPGAGPAPGAAPASAVLPSFNRPDPRDPVATMERQALEVALHEPGMLEGETWQRFSESRFSTPAYLAVHQAIRATGLGFTGDPVRWVEQLLQEVPEPLRPLVSELAVVPLPASTAEGVQRYCKDILARLFELQITRVKADKMGQLQRLDASADPEEFQRLNRELMQLEVQRRSLRSDA; translated from the coding sequence GTGGCCGGCCTGATCAAACGCGAAGATATCGATGAGGTACGCCAGCGCACCGACATCAAGGAAGTCGTTGACGGCTATGTGACCCTCAAGGTCGCGGGACTGGGCTCCTACAAAGGTCTGTGCCCCTTCCACGACGAGCGTTCGCCCTCGTTCACGGTCCGCCCCCAGGTCGGCAGGTACCACTGCTTCGGCTGCGGCGAGGACGGCGACGTCATCTCCTTCGTGCAGAAACTGGACCACACCTCCTTCCACGAGGCCGTCGAAAAGCTGGCGGCCCGGATCGGCTTCGAGCTCCGCTACGAGGACGGCGGTTCCGGCCCGAACCGGGAGGACATCGGCCGGCGCCAGCGTCTGCTGGACGCCCACAAGGTCGCCGACGAGTTCTTCCGCGCCCAGCTGCTGACCCCTGGCGCCACCGAGGGCCGCAACTTCCTGCATGGCCGCGGCTTTGACCGCGCCGCCGCCGAACAGTTCGGCGTCGGCTACGCCCCGCAGGGCTGGGACTCGCTGCTCAAGCACCTCCGCGGACGTGGGTACACCGATGCCGAGCTCAAACTTACGGGTATGTTCTCCGAGGGCGGGCGGGGAATCTACGACCGCTTCCGCGGCCGGCTGATCTGGCCCATCCGGGACATCGCCGGGGACACGATCGGCTTCGGGGCCCGCAAGCTCTACGAGGACGACCAGGGTCCGAAGTACCTCAATACTCCTGAGACTGCGCTCTACAAGAAGTCCCAGGTCCTGTACGGGATTGACCTCGCCAAACGGAACATCGCCAAGGACCGCCAGCTCGTCGTGGTGGAGGGTTACACCGACGTGATGGCCTGCCACCTCGCCGGAATCCCGACGGCGGTGGCAACCTGCGGTACCGCGTTCGGAACCGAGCACATCAAGATCGCCCGGCGGCTGCTGTCCGACGACGGCAGCGGCGGCGAGGTCATCTTCACCTTCGACGGTGACGCCGCAGGGCAGAAGGCGGCGCTGCGGGCGTTCGAAGAGGACCAGCGCTTCGTGGCCCAGACCTACGTGGCCGTGGAACCCGGCGGGGCCGACCCCTGCGAGCTGCGCCAGGCCAAGGGCGACTCCGCCGTCCGCGACCTGATCGGCACCCGCCGACCGCTCTTTGAATTCGCCATCCGTGCCGCTTTGAAGCGGCATAACCTGGACACCGTCGAGGGCCGGATCGCCGCTTTGCGCGAGTCTGCGCCCGTGGTTGCCCAGATCCGCGACGCCGGAATCCGCCCTGCCTACGCCCGCGAGCTCGCCGGCTGGCTGGGCATGCCGGTCGAGGAAGTCAGCAGGGCCGTCGGAGCGGCCGCCAAGCGTGCCGCGATCGGTCCCGCCGGAGGCTCCGGTGCCGTGCAGGCGCAGGGCCGCGGACAGGGGGACGGTTATGGTGCAGGACCCGGCGCCGGACCAGCGCCGGGTGCCGCGCCGGCGTCGGCCGTTCTGCCGTCCTTCAACCGGCCGGATCCGCGCGACCCGGTGGCCACGATGGAGCGCCAGGCGCTCGAGGTGGCCCTTCACGAGCCCGGAATGCTGGAAGGCGAAACGTGGCAGCGGTTCTCCGAGTCCCGCTTCTCCACGCCGGCGTACCTGGCCGTCCATCAGGCCATCCGCGCGACCGGTCTGGGCTTCACGGGGGACCCGGTGCGCTGGGTGGAGCAGTTGCTGCAGGAAGTTCCCGAGCCGCTCCGTCCGCTCGTGTCCGAGCTCGCCGTGGTGCCCCTGCCGGCCAGCACGGCCGAGGGCGTGCAGCGGTACTGCAAGGACATCCTGGCGCGGCTGTTCGAGCTCCAGATCACCCGGGTCAAGGCGGACAAGATGGGCCAGCTGCAGCGCCTGGACGCCTCGGCGGATCCCGAAGAGTTCCAGCGGCTGAACCGGGAGCTCATGCAGCTCGAGGTGCAGCGGCGGTCGCTGCGTTCGGACGCCTAA